A region from the Lysobacter sp. BMK333-48F3 genome encodes:
- a CDS encoding bifunctional serine/threonine-protein kinase/formylglycine-generating enzyme family protein, with protein sequence MPEIPGYRLRAIINHGGLSTVYLGEQAALGREVAVKIMLPHALADEVSRRRFENEVRTIARLEHPNVVGIHEVGRTREGLPYYAMPYLPLGHLGKRIEQGFAGGEREVIAIAEPLLAALEYAHARGVVHRDVKAENVLFDIAERPLLADFGIALRRGYGARMTATGLAVGSTAYMAPEQARGEDVDGRADLYSLGVLIWEMLTGRLPFEAPDALSMAVMHAQDPIPKLPPALKHWQRFMNRALAKQPEQRFADAAEMAAAMAEIKHRGEMSALARGMAHLRPLKRWATPAWAGLAVVAIALVTLAFGLNRVEKDGFFRAQPAADAQRSAAAEPDPTQAMMAPLPTAPLQDSLQSARNYIAQGRLAAPADANAYNSLLTAWHLDSTDPEVAAVVEELTQAFAEEMARDLREGRDQRAREHLVNATALGQQTGTADSAAQRGLREKASAALEARLEQAARRGDGADAGKVIALAEEFGLPRNVSTRLVAQARGIAGDGAVARGAPGAIAASPTASVAVSFNPRPVSRGEYARFANANGRTPALCRERVSLLRVIAPKDWRAPGFDQGEAEPVVCVSIADAEAYARWYSQQTGRSYRLPTAEEAQRMPAAGGRALSMWSGDCGRNCQQRQVGGTSWRSRTAQRPLSGGRGYDDVGFRLVRER encoded by the coding sequence ATGCCGGAGATTCCGGGCTATCGGCTGCGCGCGATCATCAACCACGGCGGTCTGTCGACCGTCTACCTGGGCGAGCAAGCCGCGCTCGGCCGCGAAGTCGCGGTCAAGATCATGCTGCCGCACGCATTGGCCGACGAAGTCAGCCGGCGCCGGTTCGAGAACGAAGTGCGCACGATCGCGCGCCTGGAACATCCCAACGTGGTCGGCATCCACGAAGTCGGGCGCACCCGCGAGGGCCTGCCCTACTACGCCATGCCGTATCTGCCGCTGGGCCATCTGGGCAAGCGCATCGAGCAGGGCTTCGCCGGCGGCGAGCGCGAGGTGATCGCGATCGCCGAGCCGCTGTTGGCGGCGCTGGAATACGCTCATGCGCGCGGTGTGGTGCATCGCGACGTCAAGGCCGAGAACGTCTTGTTCGACATCGCCGAGCGGCCGTTGCTGGCCGACTTCGGCATCGCCCTGCGCCGCGGCTACGGCGCGCGCATGACCGCGACCGGCCTGGCGGTCGGCAGCACCGCCTACATGGCGCCGGAGCAGGCGCGCGGCGAAGACGTCGACGGCCGCGCCGACCTCTACAGCCTGGGCGTGCTGATCTGGGAAATGCTGACCGGACGGCTGCCGTTCGAAGCGCCGGATGCGCTGTCGATGGCGGTGATGCACGCGCAGGACCCGATCCCCAAGTTGCCGCCGGCGCTCAAGCACTGGCAGCGCTTCATGAACCGCGCTTTGGCCAAGCAGCCCGAGCAACGCTTCGCCGACGCGGCCGAAATGGCCGCCGCGATGGCCGAGATCAAGCACCGCGGCGAGATGTCCGCGTTGGCCCGCGGCATGGCCCACCTGCGCCCGCTCAAGCGCTGGGCCACGCCGGCCTGGGCCGGGCTGGCGGTGGTCGCGATCGCCCTGGTGACCCTGGCCTTCGGCCTCAACCGGGTCGAGAAGGACGGTTTCTTCCGCGCCCAGCCCGCGGCCGATGCGCAACGCAGCGCCGCGGCCGAGCCCGATCCGACCCAGGCGATGATGGCGCCGCTGCCGACCGCGCCGCTGCAGGATTCGCTGCAGTCCGCGCGCAACTACATCGCCCAGGGCCGGCTGGCCGCGCCGGCCGACGCCAACGCCTACAACAGCCTGCTCACCGCCTGGCACCTGGACAGCACCGATCCGGAAGTCGCCGCGGTGGTCGAGGAACTGACCCAGGCCTTCGCCGAGGAAATGGCCCGCGACCTGCGCGAAGGCCGCGACCAGCGTGCGCGCGAGCATCTGGTCAACGCCACCGCGCTCGGCCAGCAGACCGGCACCGCCGATTCGGCGGCCCAGCGCGGCCTGCGCGAAAAGGCCTCTGCCGCGCTGGAGGCCCGGCTCGAGCAGGCCGCACGCCGCGGCGACGGCGCCGACGCCGGCAAGGTGATCGCCCTGGCCGAGGAGTTCGGCCTGCCGCGCAACGTTTCGACCCGGCTGGTCGCGCAGGCGCGCGGCATCGCCGGCGACGGCGCGGTGGCGCGCGGCGCGCCGGGCGCGATCGCCGCTTCGCCGACCGCCAGCGTCGCGGTCAGCTTCAATCCGCGCCCGGTCAGCCGCGGCGAGTACGCGCGCTTCGCCAACGCCAACGGCCGCACCCCGGCGCTGTGCCGCGAACGCGTCTCGCTGTTGCGGGTGATCGCGCCCAAGGACTGGCGCGCGCCGGGCTTCGACCAGGGCGAGGCCGAGCCGGTGGTGTGCGTGTCGATCGCCGACGCCGAAGCCTATGCGCGCTGGTACAGCCAGCAGACCGGCCGCAGCTACCGCCTGCCGACCGCCGAGGAAGCCCAGCGCATGCCCGCCGCCGGCGGCCGCGCGTTGTCGATGTGGTCCGGCGACTGCGGCCGCAACTGCCAGCAGCGCCAGGTCGGCGGCACCTCCTGGCGCAGCCGCACCGCGCAGCG